The following are encoded together in the Capsulimonas corticalis genome:
- a CDS encoding DUF1559 domain-containing protein — MRTIRNFKGFTLIELLVVIAIIAILAAILFPVFAKAREKARQISCASNERQVGLAILQYVQDSDEKFPAGNGDAANSKLFGQGWAGPIYPYAKSTGLLKCPDDSTAVSGVYVPVSYGFNTNMSGAGNSGAIASLGAPSNTVMLFEVTGDTAPVTDLQEGVRSAAAAPDALSAAGTGIDGQLYYNFAATTGTTVRYETGYLGGLPGVTTGNFATQTGWHTDGANYLAGDGHVKWLRGSKVSPGINAATSNDVQALSTNTAAGTANSNYAMTFSAI, encoded by the coding sequence GTGCGAACCATTCGAAATTTCAAGGGTTTCACCCTTATTGAACTGCTCGTCGTTATCGCCATTATCGCGATTCTCGCCGCCATCCTCTTCCCCGTCTTCGCCAAGGCTCGTGAGAAGGCCCGCCAGATCAGCTGCGCCTCCAACGAGCGCCAGGTCGGCCTCGCCATCCTGCAGTACGTTCAGGACAGCGATGAGAAGTTCCCCGCCGGTAACGGCGACGCCGCCAATAGCAAGCTGTTCGGCCAGGGATGGGCTGGACCGATCTACCCGTACGCTAAGAGCACTGGTTTGCTGAAGTGTCCGGATGACTCCACTGCGGTCAGTGGTGTGTATGTGCCGGTTTCTTATGGCTTCAACACAAACATGTCCGGCGCTGGTAACAGCGGCGCGATCGCTTCGCTTGGCGCACCCTCGAATACCGTTATGCTATTTGAAGTGACGGGCGATACTGCTCCTGTTACCGATCTCCAGGAAGGCGTGCGCAGCGCAGCCGCTGCACCTGACGCGCTCTCGGCTGCTGGAACTGGTATCGACGGCCAGTTGTACTATAACTTCGCGGCCACTACCGGTACGACGGTTCGTTACGAGACGGGATACTTGGGCGGTCTTCCCGGTGTCACGACTGGTAACTTTGCTACTCAAACGGGTTGGCACACGGACGGCGCCAACTACCTGGCGGGCGACGGTCATGTCAAGTGGCTGCGTGGCAGCAAGGTCTCCCCTGGCATCAATGCAGCAACCAGCAATGACGTTCAGGCTCTCAGCACTAACACGGCTGCTGGTACTGCCAACAGCAACTATGCGATGACCTTCAGCGCCATCTAA
- a CDS encoding DUF1559 domain-containing protein, with amino-acid sequence MRTIRNFKGFTLIELLVVIAIIAILAAILFPVFAKAREKARQTSCASNERQVGLAILQYVQDSDEKFPAGIGDIANNKAFGQGWAGPTYAYAKSTGLYKCPDDTGTVNGLLVPISYAYNSNMAGAGNTGALASLGAPANTVLLFETNVAVAQVSDAQENNNTANLSPAGNGIGDVVTNWDGSASATVKYATGLLGGLNVTDAVPTTGRHTDGANYLAGDGHVKWLRGSKVSPGVNAGTSADAQALGTNTAAGTSNSSFAMTFSAI; translated from the coding sequence ATGCGCACCATTCGAAATTTCAAGGGCTTCACCCTTATTGAACTGCTCGTCGTTATCGCCATTATCGCGATTCTCGCCGCCATCCTCTTCCCCGTCTTCGCCAAGGCTCGTGAGAAGGCCCGCCAGACCAGCTGCGCGTCCAACGAGCGCCAGGTCGGCCTCGCCATCCTGCAGTACGTTCAGGACAGCGATGAGAAGTTTCCCGCCGGCATCGGCGACATTGCCAACAACAAGGCGTTCGGGCAGGGCTGGGCTGGCCCGACCTACGCTTATGCTAAGAGCACGGGACTGTACAAGTGCCCGGATGATACCGGTACGGTGAATGGTCTGCTCGTTCCGATTTCTTACGCCTATAACTCCAATATGGCGGGCGCCGGCAACACGGGCGCGCTGGCTTCGCTTGGCGCTCCCGCGAACACCGTTCTTCTGTTCGAAACGAACGTCGCGGTTGCTCAGGTGTCCGATGCTCAGGAAAATAACAACACCGCGAACCTGTCGCCGGCCGGCAATGGCATCGGTGATGTTGTCACCAACTGGGACGGTTCGGCTTCGGCAACGGTGAAGTACGCGACCGGACTTCTGGGCGGCCTGAATGTTACGGACGCGGTTCCCACGACTGGCCGGCACACGGACGGCGCCAACTACCTGGCGGGCGACGGTCATGTCAAGTGGCTGCGTGGCAGCAAGGTCTCCCCTGGCGTCAATGCGGGAACCAGTGCAGACGCTCAGGCGCTCGGCACGAACACTGCCGCTGGCACAAGCAACAGCAGCTTTGCCATGACCTTCAGCGCCATCTAA
- a CDS encoding LacI family DNA-binding transcriptional regulator — protein MPTIQQVAQEAGVSPATVSRSFTDSPMLSADTRQRVLEVAKRLNYRPPHVRKKQRERALIREDAATGVSIGLQFFAPADTATIQGDAFYAPMMTGAQAETEKLGMHLLLHTTNRRKMLTDLPRMIRDQIISGMLLVGSASPEILDAFLEHVPQIVLVDNRDLTGKHDCILSDGIGGATAATQYLFELGHSRVAFAMSDPETTTFQDRLTGYLSAHFKAGRTADPSLLICATTEAQFSDQVTAMLSRPDRPTAILAANDPHAYRLMQICRDLGLQIPDDVSIVGFDDDKHSSLCYPALTTLRVDTAYMGQLAVQRLATRLLELQDLKDEDAAPRPPINIEVPVSLIVRGSCRAIA, from the coding sequence GTGCCTACCATACAACAAGTCGCCCAGGAGGCGGGCGTGTCGCCCGCCACGGTTTCCCGCAGCTTCACCGATTCGCCCATGCTCAGCGCCGACACCCGCCAGCGCGTGCTTGAGGTGGCGAAGCGTCTGAACTACCGCCCCCCGCATGTCCGCAAGAAGCAGCGCGAGCGGGCGCTGATCCGGGAGGACGCCGCGACCGGCGTCTCCATCGGCCTTCAGTTCTTCGCGCCCGCCGACACCGCCACGATCCAGGGCGACGCCTTTTACGCGCCCATGATGACCGGTGCGCAGGCGGAGACCGAGAAACTGGGGATGCATCTGCTGCTGCATACCACCAACCGCCGCAAGATGCTCACCGACTTGCCGCGCATGATCCGCGACCAGATCATCTCCGGTATGCTGCTCGTCGGCTCCGCTAGTCCGGAGATCCTGGACGCCTTTTTAGAGCACGTCCCGCAGATCGTCCTGGTGGACAACCGGGACCTTACGGGCAAGCACGACTGTATCCTTTCCGACGGCATCGGCGGGGCGACGGCGGCCACCCAATACCTGTTCGAACTCGGCCATTCGCGCGTGGCCTTCGCGATGAGCGATCCGGAAACCACGACGTTCCAGGACCGTCTCACCGGATACCTTTCCGCCCACTTCAAAGCCGGACGCACGGCGGATCCCTCGCTTCTCATCTGCGCCACGACCGAAGCCCAATTCTCCGACCAGGTCACGGCGATGCTCAGCCGCCCGGACCGTCCGACGGCGATCCTGGCGGCGAATGATCCGCACGCCTATCGACTGATGCAGATCTGCCGCGATCTCGGCCTGCAAATCCCGGACGACGTCAGTATCGTCGGCTTCGACGACGACAAGCACAGCAGTCTCTGCTACCCCGCCCTCACCACCCTGCGCGTCGACACCGCCTACATGGGCCAGCTCGCCGTGCAGCGCCTGGCGACCCGCCTCCTGGAGCTCCAGGACCTGAAAGACGAAGACGCCGCGCCGCGCCCGCCCATCAACATCGAAGTCCCCGTCTCCCTCATCGTCCGAGGCTCCTGCCGCGCGATCGCTTAA
- a CDS encoding DUF1559 domain-containing protein, which yields MSKTRAFTLIELLVVIAIIAILAAILFPVFAKAREKARSIACLSNLKQVGIGLMQYTQDADEKYPCGIYNTASGHYGLGWAGQMYPYIKSQAVFKCPNDPTPNYVAPDGSVAPPLSYGVNLNIVEPTYGQPAASLAALTSPAKSVFLFEIQGQDVYLSDPNEGHSGAGNGVGALTDYGNYVTGYMGGRLPSNAGYDLYHFPKPLGIHTDGSNFLMADGHAKWLRGAAVSSGMNAAAPTDAQKAPCTTGSFDTAHCAAAGVDSSELWAVTFSLQ from the coding sequence ATGTCGAAAACCCGTGCCTTTACACTGATCGAACTGCTCGTAGTAATCGCTATTATTGCGATACTAGCCGCAATCCTCTTCCCTGTCTTCGCAAAAGCGCGAGAGAAAGCCCGCAGCATCGCCTGTCTCTCCAACTTGAAGCAAGTAGGGATCGGATTGATGCAGTACACTCAGGACGCGGACGAGAAATATCCCTGCGGAATCTACAATACCGCCAGCGGACACTATGGACTGGGCTGGGCAGGTCAAATGTACCCTTACATTAAGAGCCAGGCCGTCTTCAAATGTCCCAACGATCCTACTCCGAACTATGTGGCTCCCGACGGCTCCGTCGCTCCGCCGCTGTCCTACGGGGTAAATCTCAATATCGTCGAGCCGACATACGGTCAGCCCGCGGCCAGCCTCGCCGCTCTGACTTCGCCGGCGAAGTCGGTCTTTCTCTTTGAAATTCAGGGCCAGGACGTCTATCTCTCCGATCCGAACGAGGGGCATTCCGGCGCTGGGAACGGCGTCGGCGCGCTGACGGACTACGGCAACTATGTCACCGGCTATATGGGCGGACGTCTTCCCAGCAACGCCGGCTACGACCTGTATCACTTTCCGAAACCGCTGGGAATACACACCGACGGATCGAACTTCCTGATGGCGGACGGACACGCTAAGTGGCTGCGCGGCGCGGCGGTTTCCAGCGGCATGAATGCCGCCGCCCCCACGGATGCGCAGAAGGCGCCCTGCACCACGGGATCGTTTGACACCGCGCACTGCGCCGCCGCCGGTGTGGACAGCAGCGAGCTTTGGGCGGTAACATTCAGCCTGCAATAG
- a CDS encoding sterol desaturase family protein — protein sequence MAQLVAILLSLLKLSLWLTILVVIFVPLEYFFAVHSHKALRKGIGADLCYYFLNSLLPAAILSVPAAILGWSVQHIIPGELFALTASLPLWARALLGLVAGEVGYYWGHRWSHQIPFLWRFHSVHHSAEELDFLVNTRAHPLDMVFSRTCALVPIYVLGLGGPTSATGGSSLPVLVTLVGTVWGFFIHANLKWSFGPLEWLISTPKFHHWHHTKTGLIDHNYSSTLPWLDRIFGTHNLPKEWPESYGIDATMPPALIDQLMYPLMPEDASAAEKPAHSAIDSD from the coding sequence ATCTTTGTCCCGCTGGAATATTTTTTTGCGGTCCACAGCCATAAAGCGCTGCGCAAGGGAATCGGCGCGGACCTCTGTTACTATTTCCTCAATAGCCTGCTGCCTGCCGCCATCTTGAGCGTGCCGGCGGCCATTCTGGGCTGGTCGGTTCAGCACATCATCCCTGGAGAACTGTTTGCCCTGACGGCCTCCCTTCCCCTCTGGGCGCGCGCCTTGCTGGGTCTGGTTGCAGGCGAAGTTGGGTATTACTGGGGACATCGCTGGAGCCATCAGATCCCGTTCCTATGGCGCTTCCATTCGGTCCACCACAGCGCGGAAGAACTCGATTTTCTGGTCAACACACGCGCGCACCCGCTCGATATGGTGTTTAGCCGCACGTGCGCCCTTGTGCCGATCTATGTGCTGGGCCTGGGCGGTCCGACGAGCGCGACCGGCGGTAGCAGCCTCCCGGTGCTGGTGACGCTGGTGGGCACGGTTTGGGGCTTCTTCATCCACGCCAATCTTAAATGGAGCTTCGGGCCGCTGGAGTGGCTGATCTCCACGCCGAAATTCCATCACTGGCACCACACGAAAACCGGTCTGATCGACCACAATTACTCCTCGACCCTTCCGTGGCTAGACCGGATCTTCGGGACCCATAACCTCCCGAAAGAGTGGCCGGAGTCTTATGGGATCGACGCCACAATGCCGCCGGCGCTGATCGATCAGCTGATGTATCCACTCATGCCGGAGGACGCCTCCGCTGCCGAAAAGCCAGCGCATTCCGCAATTGACAGTGATTGA